A stretch of Flexivirga aerilata DNA encodes these proteins:
- a CDS encoding septum formation family protein, with translation MATGAAGAACLALAACGSDGGTVSVSAPSTTASTGPSAGSSASSGATTPGSSGSSAGSAAPSGSGASAEADFAPGQCYDNTVNWKLTPCDQKHKLEITQVVTNDQYADDVQKRSVLRTWTCNNALGGYLGDPAGYFSLVLAQPVPTSADPKNAGRIVCAAAVTKNDDSGYDQITYPIKNLLKDKGYVDYRICTPERPSQSDSPKIVPCTEPHAAETIGGYVIGQANTPYPGEAATDKISLDKCKALAKTYLGGVERKDVVAASNHSGPGPWGRGTTLTACFVESTNGKFVKPLKDMKNQPLSKFQ, from the coding sequence ATGGCGACAGGGGCGGCCGGAGCCGCGTGCCTCGCGCTCGCCGCCTGTGGCAGCGACGGCGGCACCGTGTCGGTGTCGGCACCGTCGACCACGGCGAGCACCGGACCTTCGGCCGGGTCGTCCGCATCGTCCGGTGCCACCACGCCCGGCAGCTCGGGCAGCTCAGCCGGCTCTGCGGCGCCGAGCGGGTCGGGCGCCTCCGCGGAGGCCGACTTCGCACCCGGCCAGTGCTACGACAACACGGTCAACTGGAAACTCACCCCGTGCGACCAGAAGCACAAGCTGGAGATCACCCAGGTGGTGACCAACGACCAGTACGCCGACGATGTGCAGAAGCGCTCGGTGCTGCGGACCTGGACGTGCAACAACGCGCTCGGTGGTTACCTCGGCGACCCGGCGGGCTACTTCTCGCTGGTGCTCGCGCAGCCGGTGCCGACCTCCGCCGACCCCAAGAACGCCGGCCGCATCGTCTGCGCCGCTGCCGTGACCAAGAACGACGACTCCGGCTACGACCAGATCACCTACCCGATCAAGAACTTGCTGAAGGACAAGGGCTACGTCGACTACCGGATCTGCACGCCGGAGCGACCGAGCCAGTCCGACTCCCCGAAGATCGTGCCGTGCACCGAGCCGCACGCCGCCGAGACCATCGGCGGTTACGTCATCGGGCAGGCCAACACGCCATACCCGGGTGAGGCGGCGACCGACAAGATCTCGCTCGACAAGTGCAAGGCGCTCGCCAAGACCTACCTCGGTGGGGTCGAGCGCAAGGACGTCGTCGCCGCGTCCAACCACTCGGGCCCGGGGCCGTGGGGTCGCGGCACGACGCTGACCGCCTGCTTCGTGGAGTCGACCAATGGCAAGTTCGTCAAGCCGCTCAAGGACATGAAGAACCAGCCGCTCTCGAAGTTCCAGTGA
- a CDS encoding methionine synthase — MTEASAVGSLPGEDVARAMRVVRELYDDKGIPYLPELPDRGPGADLIGRTAALLVELPVDLQPSGWRLTDAPGRDVVRAGGFLRHDLDELAEVYDGYSGPLKLQVCGPWTLAATLALPRGERAVTDPGATRDLIQSLAAGVGEHVGIVRRLVPGAEIVLQWDEPALPAVLAGRLPTASGFGRVRAVEPITVRDGLATVTESVAGQVDSQVLHCCAPDVPVPLVRQLDGLQLGVDVSLLKASQWDGVAELVESGRRLWAGIVPTGSSARHPREHTEPFLDRWRRVGLEARLLDSVVVTPACGLAGASPGAALAIQQLTVQAADLLTGAASD, encoded by the coding sequence GTGACTGAAGCCAGTGCCGTCGGCTCGCTGCCCGGCGAGGACGTCGCCCGCGCGATGCGCGTCGTCCGGGAGTTGTATGACGACAAGGGGATTCCCTACCTGCCGGAGTTGCCCGACCGCGGACCCGGTGCGGACCTGATCGGGCGGACGGCGGCCCTGCTGGTGGAGCTGCCGGTCGACCTGCAGCCGTCCGGATGGCGTCTCACCGACGCACCCGGACGGGACGTCGTGCGGGCCGGTGGTTTCCTGCGGCACGACCTCGACGAGCTGGCCGAGGTCTACGACGGTTACTCCGGGCCGCTGAAGCTGCAGGTGTGCGGACCGTGGACGCTCGCCGCGACGCTGGCGCTGCCGCGCGGGGAGCGGGCGGTGACCGACCCGGGAGCCACTCGCGACCTGATCCAGTCGCTCGCGGCCGGCGTCGGCGAGCACGTCGGCATCGTGCGGCGGCTGGTGCCGGGCGCCGAGATCGTCCTCCAGTGGGACGAGCCCGCGCTGCCGGCGGTGCTGGCCGGACGTCTTCCGACCGCGTCCGGCTTCGGCCGGGTGCGCGCCGTCGAGCCGATCACCGTGCGTGACGGACTCGCGACTGTCACCGAAAGCGTTGCGGGACAGGTTGATTCGCAAGTGCTGCACTGTTGTGCGCCGGACGTCCCGGTGCCGCTGGTGCGGCAGCTCGACGGGTTGCAGCTCGGCGTCGACGTGTCGCTGCTCAAGGCCTCGCAGTGGGACGGCGTCGCCGAGCTGGTGGAGTCCGGGCGCCGCCTGTGGGCGGGCATCGTGCCGACCGGCTCATCGGCTCGGCATCCGCGCGAACACACCGAGCCGTTCCTGGACCGGTGGCGGCGGGTCGGCCTCGAAGCGCGGCTGCTGGACTCGGTGGTCGTGACGCCCGCGTGCGGTCTCGCCGGGGCCTCGCCGGGCGCGGCTCTCGCCATACAGCAGCTGACGGTGCAGGCGGCCGATCTGCTCACCGGGGCTGCCTCGGACTGA
- the ligA gene encoding NAD-dependent DNA ligase LigA gives MSEIEIPAEARHEWTELAEEVRGHQFAYHVKDAPTISDGQYDALIRRLNELEEEHPGLRTPDSPTQQVGGAVFNTDFAAVTHAERMLSLDNVFSADELAAWITRVQRDIGDTRVHFLCELKIDGLAINLTYERGRLVRAATRGDGTTGEDVTSNVRTIEGIPHKLTGDNVPELVEVRGEVFMGMADFEKLNASLVEAGKPPFANPRNTAAGSLRQKDPRVTASRALRMLVHGIGARRGFDIQRQSQAYDLLREWGLPVSTHSKVVDTAAKVQKYVEWAGNNRHSVEHELDGVVVKVDEVATQRALGSTSRAPRWAIAYKYPPEEVNTKLLDIEVNVGRTGRVTPFGVMEPVVVAGSTVANATLHNASEVKRKGVLIGDTVVLRKAGDVIPEIVGPVVDLRDGSEREFVMPTHCPACGTELAYEKDGDKDIRCPNSRTCPSQLRERLFSLAGRGAFDIEALGWEGAVGLLDSGVLTDESTLFGLTREQLSRVPVYTRAAKKTDDPEHVVDGKVLSANGVKLLDNLQQAKSQPLWRVIVGLSIRHVGPTAARALATEFGSIDALRAASVEELAAADGVGGVIAQAVTEWFGVDWHEQIVRQWAADGVRMADERDESIEQTLAGLTVVVTGSLEEFSRDSAKEAILARGGKAAGSVSKKTSYVVLGANAGSKADKAAQLGVPTLDEAGFVQLLEQGPPPAEAADGSAEAEESKEAAEAEESADG, from the coding sequence GTGAGTGAGATCGAGATCCCGGCCGAGGCCCGCCACGAGTGGACCGAGCTCGCCGAGGAGGTGCGCGGCCACCAGTTCGCCTACCACGTCAAGGACGCGCCGACGATCAGTGACGGGCAGTACGACGCGCTGATCCGCCGGCTGAACGAGCTGGAGGAGGAGCACCCGGGGCTGCGCACCCCGGACAGCCCCACCCAGCAAGTCGGTGGCGCGGTCTTCAACACCGACTTCGCCGCGGTCACCCACGCCGAGCGCATGCTGAGCCTCGACAACGTCTTCAGCGCCGACGAACTCGCCGCCTGGATCACCCGGGTGCAGCGCGACATCGGCGACACTCGCGTGCACTTCCTGTGCGAGCTCAAGATCGACGGCCTGGCGATCAACCTGACCTATGAACGCGGCAGATTGGTGCGCGCGGCCACCCGCGGCGACGGCACGACCGGCGAGGACGTGACCTCGAATGTCCGCACCATTGAAGGGATTCCGCACAAACTGACCGGTGACAACGTGCCGGAGCTGGTCGAGGTGCGCGGCGAGGTCTTCATGGGGATGGCCGATTTCGAGAAGCTCAACGCCTCGCTGGTCGAGGCGGGCAAGCCGCCGTTCGCCAACCCGCGCAACACCGCCGCCGGCTCGTTGCGGCAGAAGGATCCGCGGGTCACCGCGAGCCGCGCCTTGAGGATGCTCGTGCACGGCATCGGCGCGCGCCGCGGCTTCGACATCCAGCGGCAGTCGCAGGCCTACGACCTGCTGCGCGAGTGGGGTCTGCCGGTATCGACCCACTCCAAGGTCGTCGACACCGCCGCCAAGGTCCAGAAATACGTGGAATGGGCTGGTAACAACCGGCATTCGGTGGAGCACGAGCTCGACGGGGTGGTCGTCAAGGTCGACGAGGTCGCCACCCAGCGCGCGCTCGGGTCGACGTCGCGGGCGCCACGGTGGGCGATCGCCTACAAGTATCCGCCGGAGGAGGTCAACACCAAGCTGCTCGACATCGAGGTCAACGTCGGGCGCACCGGGCGGGTGACGCCGTTCGGGGTGATGGAGCCGGTGGTCGTCGCGGGGTCCACGGTGGCCAACGCGACGCTGCACAACGCGTCCGAGGTGAAGCGCAAGGGCGTGCTGATCGGCGACACGGTCGTGCTGCGGAAGGCCGGTGACGTCATACCCGAGATCGTGGGGCCGGTGGTCGACCTGCGCGACGGCAGCGAGCGGGAGTTCGTGATGCCGACGCACTGCCCGGCGTGCGGCACCGAGCTGGCCTACGAGAAGGACGGCGACAAGGACATCCGCTGTCCCAACTCGCGCACCTGCCCGTCGCAGCTGCGGGAGCGGCTGTTCAGCCTCGCCGGCCGGGGCGCCTTCGACATCGAGGCGCTCGGCTGGGAGGGCGCCGTCGGGCTGCTCGACTCCGGCGTGCTGACCGACGAGTCCACGCTGTTCGGGCTGACCCGCGAGCAACTCTCGCGCGTGCCTGTCTACACGCGGGCGGCGAAGAAGACCGACGACCCCGAGCATGTCGTCGACGGAAAAGTGTTGTCCGCCAACGGGGTCAAGCTGCTGGACAACCTGCAGCAAGCGAAGTCGCAACCCCTGTGGCGGGTGATCGTGGGGCTGTCGATCCGGCACGTCGGACCGACCGCGGCGCGTGCGCTCGCCACCGAGTTCGGCTCGATCGATGCGTTGCGCGCGGCGAGCGTGGAGGAGTTGGCGGCCGCGGACGGCGTCGGGGGAGTGATCGCCCAGGCGGTGACCGAGTGGTTCGGCGTCGACTGGCATGAGCAGATCGTGCGGCAGTGGGCGGCCGACGGGGTGCGCATGGCCGACGAGCGCGACGAGTCGATCGAGCAGACGCTCGCCGGACTCACGGTCGTGGTGACCGGTTCGCTCGAGGAGTTCAGCCGCGACTCCGCCAAGGAGGCGATCCTGGCCCGCGGTGGCAAGGCGGCCGGGTCGGTGTCGAAGAAGACGTCCTATGTCGTGCTCGGCGCCAATGCCGGCTCCAAGGCGGACAAGGCCGCCCAGCTGGGCGTGCCGACGCTGGACGAGGCCGGGTTCGTGCAGCTGCTCGAGCAGGGGCCGCCGCCGGCCGAGGCCGCGGACGGGTCGGCAGAGGCGGAGGAGTCGAAAGAGGCGGCCGAGGCGGAGGAGTCGGCCGATGGCTGA
- a CDS encoding DUF664 domain-containing protein: protein MADAVPVHAVPVHAVRVHLDRALDGMCETVRELGDDLANTGTGLPGGNTAYQLLRHCAGVLEFWGGRVLADRPIDRDRDAEFVAAGPVAELLELVAAQRARFACDLDGFDGAAPPRGPLRERDLDRDEVRTQGGVLMHIYEELAQHRGHLDVTADIVRAAAASRKQP, encoded by the coding sequence ATGGCTGACGCCGTGCCGGTGCATGCGGTGCCGGTCCATGCGGTGCGGGTGCACCTCGATCGCGCGCTCGACGGCATGTGCGAGACCGTGCGGGAGCTCGGCGACGACCTGGCCAACACCGGCACCGGGCTGCCCGGAGGCAACACGGCATACCAGCTGCTGCGGCACTGCGCGGGGGTGTTGGAGTTCTGGGGTGGCCGGGTGCTCGCCGACCGGCCGATCGACCGTGACCGGGACGCGGAGTTCGTGGCGGCCGGCCCGGTCGCTGAGCTGCTGGAGCTGGTGGCGGCGCAGCGCGCCCGATTCGCCTGCGATCTGGACGGATTCGACGGTGCGGCGCCGCCGCGCGGCCCGCTGCGCGAGCGCGACCTCGACCGCGACGAGGTGCGCACCCAGGGCGGGGTGCTGATGCACATCTACGAAGAGCTCGCCCAGCACCGCGGCCACCTCGACGTCACCGCCGACATCGTCCGCGCGGCCGCCGCATCTCGTAAGCAACCGTGA
- a CDS encoding AAA family ATPase codes for MPGITISSAYGAGGSVVAPKVAERLGVTMLDRAISARVADDLQVSLDEAQHGERKQSFADRFFCALAPLADTVAGDAEIARSDQAGASEFRAEANRIMSDALDKGAVILGRGGAAAFQDRDDVLHIRFYGTPEQRLDAAMRFSGVSEDEARRHMEQTDAARAKYVHHLYGRDIDDPALYHLQFNTPLLEQGQCIEMIVTAYQAFLAKKGERVAAG; via the coding sequence ATGCCAGGCATCACCATTTCTTCCGCGTATGGCGCGGGCGGCAGCGTCGTTGCACCCAAGGTCGCCGAGCGCCTCGGCGTCACGATGCTGGACCGGGCCATCAGCGCCCGGGTTGCCGACGACCTGCAGGTCTCGCTCGACGAGGCGCAGCACGGCGAACGCAAGCAGAGCTTCGCCGACCGGTTCTTCTGTGCGCTCGCCCCGCTCGCCGACACCGTCGCCGGCGACGCGGAGATCGCCCGCAGCGACCAGGCCGGCGCCTCGGAGTTTCGCGCCGAGGCCAACCGGATCATGAGCGACGCCCTCGACAAGGGCGCGGTAATCCTGGGACGCGGCGGCGCCGCAGCCTTCCAGGACCGCGACGACGTGCTGCACATCCGCTTCTACGGCACTCCCGAGCAGCGGCTCGACGCAGCGATGCGCTTCAGCGGCGTCAGTGAGGACGAGGCCCGGCGACACATGGAGCAGACCGACGCCGCCCGTGCGAAGTATGTGCACCACCTCTACGGTCGCGACATCGACGACCCCGCGCTCTACCACCTGCAGTTCAACACTCCCCTGCTCGAACAGGGCCAGTGCATCGAAATGATCGTCACCGCCTACCAGGCATTCCTCGCCAAGAAGGGCGAGCGCGTCGCGGCCGGCTGA
- a CDS encoding glutaredoxin domain-containing protein: MPRLTPALPDGVNADVTIYWRPGCPFCTRLESIIGPDRDRAQWRNIWQDADAAAFVRSVNDGNEVVPTVVIDGIPLTNPDPAVVKSALRAEG, translated from the coding sequence ATGCCGCGTCTCACACCGGCGTTGCCGGATGGTGTGAATGCCGACGTGACGATCTACTGGCGACCCGGTTGTCCCTTCTGTACCAGACTCGAGTCAATCATCGGTCCCGATCGCGACCGAGCACAATGGCGCAACATCTGGCAGGACGCCGACGCCGCGGCGTTCGTGCGCAGCGTCAACGACGGCAATGAAGTCGTGCCGACCGTGGTGATCGACGGCATCCCGCTGACCAACCCCGACCCCGCCGTGGTCAAGAGCGCGCTGCGCGCCGAGGGCTGA
- the gatC gene encoding Asp-tRNA(Asn)/Glu-tRNA(Gln) amidotransferase subunit GatC has product MSALSRDEVAHVAMLARIQLSDGELDRLAGQLDQIVGFVATVGEIAADDIPPMSHPLPLENVTRTDEVRPSLTPEQALAAAPRAEADRFAVPRILDEE; this is encoded by the coding sequence ATGTCTGCGCTGTCCCGCGACGAGGTTGCCCACGTCGCCATGCTCGCCCGCATCCAGCTGTCCGACGGCGAACTCGACCGGCTCGCCGGTCAGCTCGACCAGATCGTCGGATTCGTCGCCACCGTGGGGGAGATCGCGGCCGACGACATCCCGCCGATGTCGCACCCCCTGCCGCTGGAGAACGTCACCCGCACCGACGAGGTGCGCCCCAGCCTGACCCCGGAGCAGGCGCTCGCCGCCGCTCCCCGCGCCGAGGCAGACCGCTTCGCGGTGCCGCGCATCCTGGACGAAGAGTGA
- the gatA gene encoding Asp-tRNA(Asn)/Glu-tRNA(Gln) amidotransferase subunit GatA has protein sequence MTDYTRMTAADIAAALAAGETTSVEVTQAHLDRIAEVDGDVHAFLQVDAEGALATARAVDEARAAGQELGPLAGVPIAVKDVLATEGLTTTAGSKILEGWVPPYDATVVAKLRAAGMPILGKTNMDEFAMGSSTEHSAYGPTHNPWDLDRIPGGSGGGSSAAVAAFEAPLAIGTDTGGSIRQPAAVTGTVGTKPTYGGVSRYGLIALASSLDQAGPCTRSVLDAALLHEVIGGHDVMDSTSIDAPVPPVVEAARKADVKGLKIGVIKEISGEGFQPGVKQLFDESVQLLVDRGAEVVEISCPSFEKGLAAYYLILPSEASSNLAKFDGMRYGLRVGPEGVASPSAEQVMAATRDAGFGDEVKRRIILGTYALSAGYYDAYYGQAQKVRTLIARDFAAAYEKVDVLVTPTAPTTAFKLGEKLDDPMAMYLNDVATIPANLAGVPGMSIPNGLASEDGLPSGFQILAPATKDERLYQVGAALEAALQEKWGGPILAQAPELAGKADAR, from the coding sequence ATGACTGACTACACCCGTATGACGGCGGCCGACATCGCCGCCGCGCTCGCCGCCGGCGAGACCACCTCCGTCGAGGTCACCCAGGCCCACCTGGACCGCATCGCCGAGGTCGACGGCGACGTCCACGCCTTCCTCCAGGTCGACGCCGAGGGCGCGCTCGCCACCGCGCGGGCCGTCGACGAGGCGCGCGCGGCCGGCCAGGAGCTCGGCCCGCTCGCCGGGGTCCCGATCGCGGTCAAGGACGTGCTCGCCACCGAGGGCCTCACGACCACCGCCGGCAGCAAGATCCTCGAGGGCTGGGTGCCGCCGTACGACGCCACCGTCGTCGCCAAGCTGCGCGCCGCAGGGATGCCCATCCTCGGCAAGACCAACATGGACGAGTTCGCGATGGGCAGCTCGACCGAGCACTCGGCATACGGCCCCACGCACAACCCGTGGGACCTCGACCGCATCCCCGGCGGCTCGGGCGGTGGCTCGTCGGCCGCGGTCGCCGCATTCGAGGCGCCGCTCGCGATCGGCACCGACACCGGTGGCTCGATCCGCCAGCCGGCTGCCGTCACCGGCACCGTCGGCACCAAGCCGACCTATGGCGGGGTGTCCCGCTACGGTCTGATCGCGCTGGCGAGCTCGCTCGACCAGGCCGGCCCGTGCACCCGCTCGGTGCTCGACGCGGCCCTGCTGCACGAGGTCATCGGCGGCCACGACGTGATGGACTCGACGTCGATCGATGCGCCGGTGCCGCCGGTCGTCGAGGCTGCCCGCAAGGCCGACGTCAAGGGCCTGAAAATCGGTGTCATCAAAGAGATTTCGGGTGAGGGCTTCCAGCCGGGGGTGAAGCAGCTCTTCGACGAGTCGGTGCAGTTGCTGGTCGACCGCGGCGCCGAGGTCGTCGAGATCAGCTGCCCCAGCTTCGAGAAGGGACTGGCCGCCTACTACCTGATCCTGCCGAGCGAGGCGAGCTCCAACCTCGCCAAGTTCGACGGCATGCGTTACGGCCTGCGCGTCGGTCCGGAGGGCGTCGCCAGCCCGAGCGCCGAGCAGGTGATGGCCGCCACTCGCGACGCCGGCTTCGGCGACGAGGTCAAGCGCCGCATCATCCTCGGCACCTATGCGCTCTCCGCGGGTTACTACGACGCCTACTACGGGCAGGCGCAGAAGGTCCGCACGCTGATCGCGCGCGACTTCGCCGCGGCATACGAGAAGGTCGACGTGCTGGTCACGCCGACCGCGCCGACGACGGCGTTCAAGCTGGGCGAGAAGCTCGACGACCCGATGGCCATGTATCTCAACGACGTTGCGACGATCCCGGCCAACCTGGCGGGCGTGCCCGGCATGTCGATCCCTAACGGCCTCGCGTCCGAGGACGGTCTGCCGAGTGGCTTCCAGATCCTCGCCCCGGCGACCAAGGACGAGCGGCTCTACCAGGTGGGTGCCGCCCTGGAGGCTGCGTTGCAGGAGAAGTGGGGCGGGCCGATTCTCGCGCAAGCTCCGGAGCTGGCCGGAAAGGCGGATGCACGATGA
- the gatB gene encoding Asp-tRNA(Asn)/Glu-tRNA(Gln) amidotransferase subunit GatB, translating into MTDAVVDYDEALQTYDPVMGLEVHVELNTKTKMFCGCSTVFGAEPNSQVCPVCLGLPGALPVVNASAVESAIRLGLALHGSIADWSRFARKNYFYPDMPKNFQTSQYDEPIVYDGYLDVEVPTESGDGTEVFRVEIERAHMEEDTGKSLHVGGATGRIQGAEYSLVDYNRAGIPLIEIVTKPIVGAGSRAPQIARAYVAALRDLLKALDISDVKMEQGSVRCDANVSLRPVGTDKFGTRTETKNVNSLRSIERAVRYEISRQAAVLDAGGTITQETRHWHEDTGITTAGRPKSDADDYRYFPEPDLVPVAPAPALVEKLDETLPEPPAQRRKRLQSDWGYSDLEMRDVINAGAVDLIEQTVAAGASPAGARKWWTGELARRANAEGKTVEDFGVTPAYVAELDGLVKGGRLNDSMARQVLEGVIAGEGAPTAVADARGLELVQDDGALEAAVDKVIAANPDVAEKVRGGKLNAAGALIGQVMKELKGQADAAKARELILAKLT; encoded by the coding sequence ATGACCGACGCAGTCGTCGACTACGACGAGGCGCTGCAGACCTACGACCCGGTGATGGGTCTCGAGGTGCACGTCGAGCTCAACACCAAGACCAAGATGTTCTGTGGCTGCTCAACGGTTTTCGGCGCCGAGCCGAACAGCCAGGTGTGCCCGGTCTGCCTCGGCCTGCCCGGCGCACTGCCGGTCGTCAACGCCTCGGCGGTCGAGTCGGCCATCCGGCTCGGCCTGGCTCTGCACGGCAGCATCGCCGACTGGAGCCGCTTCGCCCGGAAGAACTACTTCTACCCGGACATGCCGAAGAACTTCCAGACCAGCCAGTATGACGAGCCGATCGTCTACGACGGCTACCTCGACGTGGAGGTGCCGACCGAATCCGGTGACGGCACAGAGGTTTTCCGGGTCGAGATCGAGCGTGCCCACATGGAGGAGGACACCGGCAAGTCCCTGCACGTGGGTGGCGCGACCGGCCGCATCCAGGGTGCGGAGTATTCGCTCGTCGACTACAACCGGGCCGGCATCCCGCTGATCGAGATCGTCACCAAGCCCATCGTCGGAGCCGGTAGCCGCGCTCCGCAGATCGCCCGTGCCTACGTCGCGGCGCTGCGAGACCTGTTGAAGGCTCTCGACATCAGCGACGTGAAGATGGAGCAGGGCTCGGTGCGCTGCGACGCCAACGTGTCGCTGCGCCCGGTCGGGACCGATAAGTTCGGCACCCGCACCGAGACCAAGAACGTCAACTCGCTGCGGTCGATCGAGCGCGCGGTCCGCTACGAGATCAGCCGGCAGGCGGCTGTGCTCGACGCCGGCGGCACGATCACCCAGGAGACGCGGCACTGGCACGAGGACACCGGCATCACGACCGCCGGGCGTCCCAAGTCCGACGCCGACGACTACCGCTACTTCCCGGAGCCGGACCTGGTGCCGGTGGCACCCGCGCCGGCCCTGGTCGAGAAGCTCGACGAGACGCTGCCCGAGCCGCCGGCCCAGCGCCGCAAGCGACTGCAATCCGACTGGGGTTACAGCGATTTGGAGATGCGCGACGTCATCAACGCCGGCGCTGTCGACCTGATCGAGCAGACCGTGGCCGCGGGAGCCAGCCCGGCCGGTGCCCGCAAATGGTGGACCGGCGAGCTCGCCCGGCGGGCGAATGCCGAGGGCAAGACCGTCGAGGACTTCGGCGTCACCCCGGCATACGTCGCCGAACTCGACGGCCTGGTCAAGGGCGGCCGGCTCAACGACTCGATGGCCCGCCAGGTGCTCGAGGGCGTCATCGCCGGTGAGGGCGCGCCGACCGCGGTCGCCGACGCCCGCGGGCTGGAGCTGGTGCAGGACGACGGCGCGCTCGAGGCGGCGGTGGACAAGGTCATCGCGGCCAACCCGGACGTGGCCGAGAAGGTGCGCGGTGGCAAGCTCAACGCCGCCGGCGCGCTTATCGGCCAGGTGATGAAGGAGCTCAAGGGACAGGCCGACGCCGCCAAGGCGCGCGAGCTGATCCTCGCCAAGCTCACCTGA
- a CDS encoding cytochrome P450, which translates to MRSPIDWQELRLARAFAVQLYAAKLKVQVDARLRGDPLARVGLTPWHNDPYPLYDQVRERGPLSRGRLPGTWVTATHAVCKDVLKNRDFGTVGREGVGRESEEFDLSMLEQNPPDHTRLRRVAAPAFTPRRMASYETSIGKTVHALLDQAPAGEVFDLQRTVSAPLPITVISDLLGIPDADADRFTRYGTALGKALDGIKSMRHAHQAYGAKLALARMFSRLLEQRAADPRDDLLSVLAAERGETIRPEEILPLCQLLLVAGFETTVNLIGNAVHALLRHPDQWQLLVDDPTLAGAVVEETLRWDPPIQFTSRVAMRDVEVANTVVKQGYWVVTALGGANRDPAEFSRPNDFDITRTDGGDHLAFSSGIHYCLGAGLARLEGEIALRAIAERMPTLQLAGKVPMRRTTTIRGVRALPVRG; encoded by the coding sequence GTGAGGTCACCGATCGACTGGCAGGAGCTGCGGCTGGCGCGCGCGTTCGCGGTGCAGCTCTACGCGGCGAAGCTGAAGGTGCAGGTGGACGCGCGGCTGCGCGGCGACCCGCTCGCCCGGGTCGGTCTCACCCCCTGGCACAACGACCCCTACCCGCTCTACGACCAGGTGCGGGAGCGGGGTCCGCTGAGCCGTGGCCGGCTGCCGGGCACCTGGGTGACCGCGACGCACGCGGTGTGCAAGGACGTGCTGAAGAACCGCGACTTCGGCACCGTCGGCCGGGAGGGGGTCGGGCGGGAGTCCGAGGAGTTCGACCTGTCGATGCTGGAGCAGAACCCGCCTGACCACACCCGGCTGCGCCGGGTCGCCGCGCCGGCGTTCACCCCGCGGCGGATGGCGTCCTACGAGACCAGCATCGGCAAGACCGTGCACGCGCTGCTCGATCAGGCGCCCGCCGGTGAGGTGTTCGACCTGCAGCGCACCGTCTCGGCGCCGCTGCCGATCACCGTGATCAGCGACCTGCTCGGCATCCCGGACGCCGACGCCGACAGGTTCACCCGCTACGGCACGGCGTTGGGCAAGGCGCTCGACGGCATCAAGTCGATGCGGCACGCCCATCAGGCGTATGGCGCCAAGCTCGCGCTGGCCCGGATGTTCTCCCGGCTGCTGGAGCAGCGCGCGGCCGACCCGCGCGACGACCTGCTGTCGGTGCTCGCGGCCGAGCGCGGTGAGACGATCCGGCCCGAGGAGATCCTGCCGCTGTGTCAGCTGCTGCTCGTGGCCGGTTTCGAGACCACGGTCAACCTGATCGGCAACGCCGTCCATGCGCTGCTGCGCCATCCGGACCAGTGGCAGCTACTCGTCGACGACCCGACGCTCGCCGGAGCCGTCGTCGAGGAGACGCTGCGATGGGACCCGCCGATCCAGTTCACCTCACGGGTGGCGATGCGCGACGTCGAGGTCGCCAACACCGTTGTCAAGCAAGGATATTGGGTCGTCACCGCACTCGGCGGGGCCAACCGTGACCCGGCCGAGTTCAGCCGGCCGAACGACTTCGACATCACCCGCACCGACGGCGGGGACCACCTGGCCTTCTCCAGTGGCATCCACTACTGCCTCGGCGCCGGCCTCGCCCGCCTCGAAGGCGAGATCGCGCTGCGGGCGATCGCCGAGCGGATGCCGACGCTGCAGCTGGCCGGCAAGGTGCCCATGCGTCGCACCACGACCATCCGCGGCGTACGCGCCCTGCCCGTCCGCGGCTGA